In Chryseobacterium oranimense, a single window of DNA contains:
- a CDS encoding efflux RND transporter permease subunit, with translation MIKNFINRPVLSTVISILIVILGVLGLISLPVTQYPDIAPPTVSVSANYTGANAETVMKSVVVPLEEQINGVEGMDYITSSAGNDGSAQIQVFFKQGIDPDIAAVNVQNRVARATPLLPSEVTRSGVVTQKQQTSALMYMSFYSENKDLDDVYLQNFLNINIIPNLKRINGVGDANVFGGKNYSMRIWLDPAKMAAYSITPTDVTNAINEQSREAAAGSIGQNSGSSFEYIIKYVGKFNDKEQYDNIIIKSLGDGQNLMLKDVAKVELAGQSYTGIGENGNNPSISMGIFQTPGSNAQEIIKNIKTYLKSAEGTFPQGIKYTFNFDTNEFLEASIDKVVHTLIEAFILVFIVVYIFLQDFRSTLIPAIAVPVSIVGAFFFLNLFGYSLNLLTLFALVLAIGIVVDDAIVVVEAVHAKMEHGISDAKKATVEAMDEITGAIISITLVMAAVFIPVTFITGPTGVFYQQFGITLIIAIIISAINALTLSPVLCSLFLKPHAEHHQEYSKLNFLQKFFYKFNIAFKTTTERYGRGFVFLLRHKWVTLIIFAVTGGILFWASSTMKKGFVPTEDRGIIFTDVQLPPGASMERTYNALKTLQAKALKVPGVQNVTISTGRGFLSGNGSNNGLAFVKLKPFDERKKDGQTSDDITKKLFGIVGSVPDAKVVFFQPPSVPGFGNSAGFEMVLLDKSGGEYADLDNKTNEFIGKLMERPEIEFAQTSFNTKYPQYMMEINVPLTKQLGVSVSDILATMQGYIGGIYTADFTKYGKQFRVMVQALPENRKNIENLNELYVRTGSGVMSPISQFVTLKKAYGPQSVSRYNLFTSVKVTGANSAGYSSGDAITAVQQVANETLNQNYAVEFTGLTREELNSGSQTLLIFGLSLIFVYFILSAQYESYILPLIVVISLPLGVMGAYFGQKIMGLENNIYFQIALIMLVGLLAKNAILIVEFAVQRRHHGETIVMSAINAAKARIRPILMTSFAFIFGLLPLVLASGIGAVGNRSIATGAAIGLLIGTILGLFVIPVLYVIFETLQEKIKPIKKEDINLAE, from the coding sequence ATGATAAAAAACTTTATTAACAGACCGGTTTTATCTACCGTAATCTCAATTTTGATTGTGATTCTCGGTGTGCTAGGGCTGATCTCGTTACCGGTTACACAGTATCCGGACATTGCACCGCCTACCGTAAGTGTATCCGCAAACTATACAGGAGCCAATGCTGAAACGGTGATGAAAAGTGTTGTAGTACCTCTTGAAGAGCAGATTAACGGGGTAGAAGGAATGGATTATATCACTTCCAGTGCCGGAAACGACGGTTCTGCCCAGATCCAGGTTTTCTTTAAACAAGGAATAGATCCGGATATCGCAGCGGTAAACGTACAGAACCGTGTAGCCAGAGCAACACCGCTTCTTCCTTCCGAAGTAACCCGTTCAGGGGTAGTAACCCAGAAACAGCAGACCAGCGCCCTGATGTATATGTCTTTCTATTCGGAAAACAAAGACCTGGATGATGTATATCTTCAAAACTTCCTGAATATTAACATTATACCGAACCTTAAAAGGATCAACGGTGTAGGGGATGCCAACGTTTTCGGTGGTAAGAACTATTCCATGAGAATCTGGCTGGATCCTGCAAAAATGGCAGCTTACAGCATAACACCTACGGATGTTACCAATGCCATCAACGAACAGAGTAGAGAGGCAGCTGCAGGTTCTATCGGACAGAACAGCGGAAGCTCTTTTGAATATATCATCAAATATGTAGGTAAATTCAATGATAAGGAGCAGTATGATAATATCATCATCAAATCCCTTGGTGACGGGCAGAATTTAATGCTGAAAGATGTTGCCAAAGTAGAGCTGGCAGGCCAGTCTTACACAGGAATCGGGGAAAACGGAAACAATCCGTCCATTAGTATGGGGATCTTCCAGACTCCGGGATCCAATGCCCAGGAGATCATTAAAAACATTAAAACTTACCTTAAATCGGCGGAAGGAACTTTTCCGCAGGGAATTAAATATACCTTTAACTTTGATACAAACGAATTCCTCGAAGCTTCTATCGACAAGGTAGTGCATACCCTGATCGAAGCCTTCATTCTTGTATTTATTGTTGTGTATATATTCCTTCAGGATTTCAGATCGACCCTGATTCCGGCCATTGCGGTTCCGGTATCTATTGTGGGAGCATTTTTCTTCCTGAATTTATTCGGATATTCATTAAACCTCTTAACTTTATTTGCATTGGTACTTGCGATTGGTATTGTGGTGGATGACGCCATTGTCGTCGTCGAGGCCGTCCATGCGAAGATGGAACATGGTATTTCCGATGCTAAAAAAGCAACCGTAGAAGCAATGGACGAGATCACAGGAGCAATTATCTCTATTACTTTGGTAATGGCGGCTGTATTTATTCCCGTAACATTCATTACAGGCCCTACAGGAGTATTCTACCAGCAGTTTGGAATTACTTTGATTATAGCGATTATCATTTCTGCAATCAACGCCTTGACGCTGAGCCCGGTTTTATGTTCACTATTTTTAAAGCCTCATGCAGAGCATCATCAAGAATACAGTAAACTTAATTTTCTTCAGAAATTCTTCTATAAATTCAATATTGCTTTCAAAACAACTACTGAGCGTTACGGTAGAGGGTTTGTATTCCTGCTGAGACATAAATGGGTAACCCTGATCATCTTCGCGGTGACCGGAGGTATTTTATTCTGGGCGAGCAGCACCATGAAAAAAGGTTTTGTACCTACAGAAGACAGAGGAATTATCTTTACAGACGTTCAGCTTCCTCCGGGGGCCTCTATGGAAAGAACGTACAATGCATTGAAAACACTTCAGGCAAAAGCACTGAAAGTTCCGGGAGTACAGAACGTAACGATTTCTACCGGTAGAGGATTCTTATCAGGAAACGGAAGTAACAATGGTCTTGCCTTTGTTAAACTAAAACCATTCGACGAAAGGAAAAAAGATGGTCAGACTTCTGATGATATCACCAAAAAACTGTTTGGAATTGTAGGATCTGTTCCTGATGCCAAAGTAGTATTCTTCCAGCCGCCAAGTGTACCAGGTTTTGGTAACAGTGCCGGTTTCGAGATGGTACTTTTGGATAAGTCAGGAGGAGAGTATGCAGATCTGGATAATAAAACCAATGAATTCATCGGTAAACTGATGGAAAGACCTGAAATAGAATTTGCCCAGACTTCATTCAATACAAAATATCCTCAGTATATGATGGAGATCAATGTTCCGCTAACCAAGCAGCTTGGAGTTTCCGTAAGTGATATCCTGGCTACCATGCAGGGGTACATCGGAGGTATTTATACCGCTGACTTTACCAAATACGGAAAACAGTTCAGAGTAATGGTTCAGGCGCTTCCTGAAAACAGAAAAAACATTGAAAACCTGAATGAATTATACGTAAGAACCGGTTCAGGAGTAATGTCTCCGATTTCGCAGTTCGTTACCCTGAAAAAAGCATACGGACCTCAATCGGTAAGCCGTTATAACCTGTTTACTTCCGTTAAAGTAACAGGGGCAAACTCTGCAGGATACAGTTCCGGAGATGCTATTACTGCTGTACAGCAGGTAGCCAACGAAACATTGAACCAAAACTACGCAGTTGAGTTTACCGGGCTTACCAGAGAAGAATTAAATTCAGGATCCCAGACACTTCTGATCTTCGGATTAAGTTTGATCTTTGTTTACTTTATTCTTTCTGCCCAGTATGAAAGTTATATCCTTCCGCTGATTGTAGTTATTTCTCTTCCTCTCGGGGTAATGGGAGCTTATTTCGGACAGAAAATTATGGGTCTGGAAAATAACATTTACTTCCAGATTGCCCTGATCATGCTCGTGGGTCTACTTGCGAAAAATGCGATTCTTATCGTTGAATTCGCGGTCCAGCGAAGACATCATGGGGAAACCATTGTCATGTCTGCCATTAATGCAGCTAAAGCCAGGATAAGACCAATTCTGATGACTTCCTTTGCCTTTATCTTCGGTCTGTTGCCGCTGGTTCTTGCAAGCGGAATCGGTGCGGTAGGGAACAGGTCTATTGCAACGGGTGCAGCGATCGGACTATTGATAGGAACTATTTTAGGATTATTTGTAATTCCGGTACTGTATGTGATTTTTGAAACATTACAGGAAAAAATTAAACCTATTAAGAAAGAAGATATCAATTTAGCAGAATAA
- a CDS encoding efflux RND transporter periplasmic adaptor subunit, whose amino-acid sequence MNNKLVILSIAAFSLTACKKEAPKQDGPKPYPVVNVESKNIVGYQTFPATIQGRVNNDVRAKIQGYITQVLVDEGQYVTKGQPLFRLETNILTENAAASKAGIGAAESNIAAAQASVNAAQVEVNKLKPLVQKNIISNVQLQTAQANLAQAQAQLQQATAAKRQAVANYKGVEANIEYSIIRAPISGVIGRLPLKVGSLVGPTDQTALTTISDTSEIFAYFSMNEKEYFDFLEKSPGASMPEKIKNLPMVELQLANGSLYPEKGRIEAITGQIDPTTGTIQFRVAFTNAQKLLSNGNSGTIRFPQHYDNVLVVPESATYEQQGIVYVYKVEKDTAKNVVVNVIDRIDNLALIKSGVNKGETVIAAGIGGLKPGTAVKPKPIKMDSLVQSIKPKF is encoded by the coding sequence ATGAATAATAAGCTAGTTATACTTTCTATTGCAGCGTTTTCACTGACAGCCTGCAAAAAAGAAGCTCCAAAACAGGATGGTCCGAAGCCTTACCCTGTAGTAAATGTGGAGTCAAAAAATATAGTGGGCTATCAAACCTTCCCGGCTACCATCCAGGGAAGGGTGAACAATGATGTCCGCGCAAAAATACAGGGATATATTACCCAGGTACTCGTAGATGAAGGGCAGTATGTTACCAAAGGACAACCGCTGTTCCGCCTTGAAACCAATATCCTGACCGAAAATGCCGCTGCTTCCAAAGCTGGAATCGGGGCTGCAGAATCTAATATTGCAGCTGCACAGGCCTCTGTAAATGCAGCGCAGGTGGAAGTCAACAAACTGAAACCTCTTGTTCAGAAAAATATCATCAGCAATGTACAGCTGCAGACGGCTCAGGCCAACCTGGCACAAGCTCAGGCTCAGCTTCAGCAGGCTACAGCGGCAAAAAGACAGGCCGTTGCCAATTATAAAGGGGTAGAAGCCAATATAGAATATTCTATCATCCGTGCCCCTATTTCAGGTGTCATTGGAAGACTTCCATTAAAAGTAGGAAGTCTGGTTGGCCCGACTGACCAGACTGCACTGACGACGATTTCTGATACTTCTGAAATTTTCGCCTATTTCTCAATGAATGAAAAAGAATATTTTGATTTCCTTGAAAAATCTCCGGGAGCATCCATGCCTGAAAAGATCAAAAACCTTCCGATGGTAGAGCTTCAGCTGGCTAATGGAAGCCTTTATCCCGAAAAAGGAAGAATTGAAGCCATTACCGGACAGATTGATCCTACCACCGGTACCATACAGTTCAGAGTGGCCTTTACGAATGCTCAGAAACTTTTAAGTAACGGTAACAGTGGAACCATAAGATTCCCACAACATTACGATAATGTATTGGTTGTGCCTGAAAGCGCAACTTATGAGCAGCAGGGTATTGTTTACGTCTATAAAGTGGAAAAAGATACTGCTAAAAATGTTGTTGTAAATGTTATTGACAGAATCGACAATTTAGCTCTTATCAAATCAGGAGTTAATAAAGGAGAAACAGTTATTGCAGCAGGTATCGGAGGCTTAAAACCGGGAACAGCTGTGAAGCCGAAACCAATCAAAATGGATAGTCTTGTTCAATCAATAAAACCGAAATTCTAA
- a CDS encoding transcriptional regulator, producing the protein MHQSIEIDEKIFQDAVKFYGTVFNLPPLASKIYAYLLFDYEKVGITFDEFVEVLCASKSSVSTSISLLLNAQLIIDHNKMDERKRYFFINDEYKKIRFEKIVQKMKDELKLLDDLNSFKKNQDNEYNERIEAYKALLYKNIENIQESLNKL; encoded by the coding sequence ATGCACCAAAGTATAGAAATTGATGAAAAAATTTTTCAGGATGCCGTGAAATTTTACGGCACCGTTTTCAACCTACCGCCTTTAGCTTCAAAGATTTACGCCTACCTTCTTTTCGATTATGAAAAAGTAGGAATTACCTTTGATGAATTCGTTGAAGTACTCTGTGCGAGCAAAAGCTCTGTATCTACAAGCATTTCACTCTTGCTGAATGCACAGCTCATCATCGATCATAACAAAATGGATGAACGGAAACGGTATTTTTTCATCAATGACGAGTACAAGAAAATCAGATTTGAAAAAATCGTTCAGAAAATGAAAGACGAACTCAAATTACTCGATGACCTGAACAGCTTTAAAAAAAATCAGGACAATGAATACAACGAACGAATAGAAGCTTACAAAGCACTTTTATACAAAAACATAGAAAATATTCAGGAATCTCTTAATAAACTTTAA
- a CDS encoding GNAT family N-acetyltransferase: MNSETKLRKAEIEDRDIIWGIIRQSIERRKQDGSTQWQNGYPNLGTVESDIAKGFGYVLTVDGEIAVYAALILNDEPAYSTIEGAWLSDGEFVVVHRVAVDEKFAGKGMVKKLFDHIEDFTKSHGIQSIKVDTNYDNLAMLKILESKGYSYCGEVLLAGGMRKAFEKIII; the protein is encoded by the coding sequence ATGAATTCAGAGACAAAACTAAGAAAAGCAGAAATTGAGGACAGGGATATTATTTGGGGAATAATCCGGCAGTCCATCGAAAGAAGAAAGCAGGACGGAAGCACCCAATGGCAGAATGGATATCCCAATTTGGGAACCGTAGAAAGTGATATTGCAAAAGGCTTTGGATATGTTCTTACTGTTGATGGGGAAATTGCAGTATATGCAGCCCTTATTTTAAATGATGAGCCTGCCTACAGTACCATCGAAGGGGCCTGGCTGAGCGACGGAGAATTTGTTGTTGTCCATAGAGTAGCTGTTGACGAAAAATTTGCAGGAAAAGGAATGGTAAAAAAACTTTTTGACCATATTGAAGATTTTACAAAATCCCACGGAATTCAAAGCATAAAAGTAGATACCAATTATGATAATCTGGCCATGCTGAAAATCCTTGAAAGCAAAGGTTATTCCTATTGTGGTGAAGTACTTTTGGCAGGCGGAATGAGAAAGGCCTTTGAGAAGATTATAATTTGA
- a CDS encoding DUF2007 domain-containing protein, with the protein MERSTRVSVFESDKPSEIQLIKSKLDDAQITNSVENSYLTFTTTPTATSLKIMVKLEDEKDAFKVIDAYLQQSENQ; encoded by the coding sequence ATGGAAAGAAGTACGAGAGTATCGGTTTTTGAAAGTGATAAGCCTTCAGAAATCCAGCTAATAAAGTCTAAATTGGATGATGCACAAATTACAAACAGCGTCGAAAACAGTTATCTTACCTTTACGACAACGCCTACCGCAACGTCACTAAAAATTATGGTAAAACTGGAAGACGAGAAGGATGCATTTAAAGTTATAGATGCATATCTTCAACAAAGCGAAAATCAATAA
- the lat gene encoding L-lysine 6-transaminase has product MEQTIDIKVNKVKETVGRHVLADGFDFVMDIEKSHGSWLYDKLTDREYLDMFSMFASASIGYNHPYLVERSEWLGKMAVNKPTLADVYSEEYAHFLEVFERVVIPEELQYAFFIEGGTLGVENAMKACFDWKTRKNFEKGLQIEAGICIHFRQAFHGRSGYTLSLTNTSDPRKYQYFPMFEWPRILNPKLKFPITEENLEETIKNERLALLQIEEAILMNPDKVACIIIEPIQAEGGDNHFRDEFLLGLRKLCDQNEILLIFDEVQTGIAITGKMWAFQHFTAKPDIISFGKKAQVCGVLANKEKFDQIPNNVFRESSRINSTFGGNFIDMLRFQLVMEVIEKENLVENARVVGDYLLEKLKELAQKYPEKISNARGRGLMCAIDLPSAEQRNHLMNELFKDGLIILSCGDQSLRFRPHLNVTREEIELAVNKIENNINKI; this is encoded by the coding sequence ATGGAACAAACAATTGATATAAAAGTAAATAAAGTAAAAGAAACCGTAGGAAGACACGTTTTGGCAGACGGCTTTGATTTTGTGATGGACATTGAAAAATCCCACGGATCATGGCTGTATGACAAGCTTACAGACAGAGAATACCTCGACATGTTTTCTATGTTTGCCTCCGCTTCCATAGGCTACAACCACCCTTATCTGGTGGAAAGATCCGAATGGCTGGGGAAAATGGCTGTGAACAAGCCTACTTTGGCAGACGTCTATTCGGAGGAATATGCCCATTTTCTGGAAGTTTTTGAAAGAGTGGTCATTCCTGAAGAACTGCAGTATGCTTTCTTTATTGAAGGAGGAACTTTAGGCGTTGAAAATGCAATGAAGGCCTGCTTTGACTGGAAAACACGCAAGAATTTCGAAAAAGGACTTCAGATAGAAGCCGGAATCTGTATTCACTTCAGACAGGCGTTCCACGGAAGAAGCGGGTATACTTTAAGCTTGACTAATACTTCTGATCCTAGAAAATATCAGTATTTCCCAATGTTTGAATGGCCGAGAATCTTAAACCCCAAATTAAAATTCCCGATCACAGAAGAAAATTTAGAGGAAACCATAAAGAATGAAAGACTGGCTCTTTTACAGATAGAAGAAGCTATCCTGATGAATCCTGATAAAGTGGCATGCATCATTATCGAACCTATCCAGGCTGAAGGTGGCGACAATCACTTCAGAGACGAGTTCCTGCTAGGCTTGAGAAAACTATGTGATCAGAATGAGATCCTGCTGATCTTTGATGAAGTTCAGACAGGTATTGCTATTACAGGAAAAATGTGGGCATTCCAGCATTTTACAGCAAAGCCGGATATTATTTCTTTCGGTAAAAAAGCGCAGGTTTGTGGAGTTTTAGCCAATAAAGAAAAATTTGATCAAATCCCGAATAACGTTTTCAGAGAAAGTTCAAGAATCAATTCTACTTTTGGAGGAAACTTTATCGATATGCTTCGTTTCCAGCTGGTAATGGAAGTGATTGAAAAAGAAAACCTGGTTGAAAATGCAAGAGTGGTGGGAGACTATCTGTTGGAAAAACTAAAAGAACTGGCTCAGAAATATCCTGAAAAGATTTCAAATGCAAGAGGAAGAGGCCTGATGTGTGCCATTGACCTTCCTTCAGCAGAACAAAGAAATCACCTGATGAATGAGCTTTTCAAAGACGGGCTGATCATTCTTTCGTGCGGGGACCAGTCACTTCGTTTCAGACCCCATCTGAATGTTACGAGAGAAGAAATTGAGCTGGCCGTGAATAAAATTGAAAATAATATTAATAAAATTTAA
- a CDS encoding aldehyde dehydrogenase family protein, translated as MSKKVKDFGIEKTLKNLGIKEENKGTSVGGKYFASGKTIESFSPVDGKLIAKIKTSGESDYDKVIETAQKAFQEFRSIPAPKRGEIVRQLGQKLRAYKDDLGKLVSYEMGKSLQEGLGEVQEMIDICDFAVGVSRQLHGYTMHSERPGHRMYEQYHPLGVVGIITAFNFPVAVWAWNTALAWICGNVTIWKPSEKTPLCAIACQNIMSEVLKENNLAEGISSVLVADHEIGQKLVDDKRVSLISFTGSTRVGRMVSSKVAERFGKSILELGGNNAIIISKDADIDMSIIGAVFGAVGTAGQRCTSTRRLIIHESVYNEVKNRLVKAYGQLKIGNPLDENNHVGPLIDVDAVNQYEEAIKKCKKEGGKFIVEGGVLSGKDYESGCYVKPCIAEVKNSYEIVQHETFAPILYLIKYKTLDEAIAIQNDVPQGLSSAIMTQNLREAELFLSHAGSDCGIANVNIGTSGAEIGGAFGGEKETGGGRESGSDVWKYYMRRQTNTINYTTQLPLAQGIKFDL; from the coding sequence ATGTCTAAAAAAGTAAAGGATTTCGGAATCGAAAAAACACTCAAAAACCTTGGTATTAAAGAAGAAAATAAGGGGACTTCAGTGGGCGGAAAATATTTTGCTTCGGGGAAAACGATAGAAAGTTTCTCTCCTGTAGATGGCAAGTTAATCGCTAAAATAAAGACTTCCGGAGAAAGTGATTATGACAAAGTAATAGAGACGGCTCAGAAGGCGTTTCAGGAATTCAGATCTATCCCTGCTCCTAAAAGAGGGGAGATCGTTAGACAGTTAGGTCAGAAATTAAGAGCATATAAAGATGACCTTGGAAAACTGGTTTCTTATGAAATGGGTAAATCTCTTCAGGAAGGCCTTGGAGAAGTTCAGGAAATGATTGATATCTGTGATTTCGCGGTAGGTGTTTCAAGACAGCTTCACGGGTATACGATGCACTCGGAAAGACCGGGCCACAGAATGTACGAGCAGTACCATCCGCTTGGTGTGGTAGGGATCATTACCGCTTTTAACTTCCCTGTTGCCGTTTGGGCCTGGAATACCGCTCTGGCATGGATCTGCGGAAACGTTACTATCTGGAAACCATCCGAAAAAACACCGTTATGTGCTATTGCATGCCAGAACATTATGTCTGAAGTACTGAAGGAAAATAACCTTGCCGAAGGTATTTCAAGCGTATTGGTAGCTGATCATGAAATCGGACAGAAACTGGTGGATGATAAGAGGGTTTCCCTGATTTCTTTCACAGGATCTACAAGAGTGGGAAGAATGGTATCTTCCAAAGTAGCGGAAAGATTCGGAAAGTCTATCCTTGAATTGGGAGGTAATAACGCGATCATTATCTCTAAAGATGCAGATATCGATATGTCAATCATTGGAGCCGTTTTCGGAGCTGTAGGAACAGCCGGGCAGAGATGTACTTCCACAAGAAGGCTGATTATTCATGAAAGTGTTTATAATGAAGTAAAAAACAGATTGGTAAAAGCTTATGGTCAGTTGAAAATCGGAAATCCATTGGATGAAAATAACCATGTAGGTCCGCTTATTGACGTTGACGCAGTTAACCAATATGAAGAAGCTATTAAAAAATGTAAGAAAGAAGGAGGGAAGTTTATCGTTGAAGGAGGTGTTTTAAGCGGAAAAGACTACGAATCTGGCTGTTATGTAAAGCCATGTATTGCAGAAGTGAAAAACTCTTATGAAATCGTTCAGCACGAAACTTTTGCACCGATCTTATACTTGATTAAATATAAAACTTTAGACGAAGCTATTGCTATCCAGAACGATGTTCCACAAGGATTATCATCTGCGATCATGACCCAGAATTTAAGGGAAGCAGAGTTATTCCTTTCTCATGCAGGTTCAGACTGCGGAATTGCCAACGTAAATATCGGGACTTCAGGTGCGGAAATCGGAGGTGCTTTCGGAGGCGAAAAGGAAACCGGAGGCGGAAGAGAATCCGGATCAGACGTTTGGAAATACTATATGAGAAGACAAACTAATACTATAAATTACACAACTCAACTTCCTTTGGCACAAGGAATTAAATTTGATTTGTAA
- a CDS encoding histidine kinase, whose amino-acid sequence MENSQENNNSKFKKWFKRVGWAGFAFFTIKGLIWLVIFYFGADTLQSCIK is encoded by the coding sequence ATGGAAAATTCACAGGAAAACAACAATTCGAAGTTCAAGAAGTGGTTCAAGCGTGTAGGATGGGCAGGTTTTGCTTTTTTCACGATCAAAGGCCTGATCTGGCTCGTCATATTCTACTTTGGAGCAGATACGCTTCAGAGTTGTATAAAATAA
- a CDS encoding Arc family DNA binding domain-containing protein: MKSEKTSKPSETKGKKSFVIRIDESTYKLVEKWANDEFRSVNGQIEYLLHQSLVNSGRKKKDEEE; encoded by the coding sequence ATGAAATCGGAAAAAACTTCAAAACCCTCTGAAACTAAAGGCAAGAAATCCTTCGTCATAAGAATCGATGAATCTACCTATAAGCTGGTGGAGAAGTGGGCCAATGACGAGTTCAGGAGTGTGAACGGGCAGATTGAATATCTGCTGCACCAAAGCCTGGTGAATTCAGGGAGGAAAAAGAAAGACGAAGAAGAATAA
- a CDS encoding SPFH domain-containing protein, translated as MEKVLKPMSGYLALVFCLVLFAGAVYFFISGVEQSITFIILSMLCFLLFCFFLKGLMIIQPNHSRVLNFFGKYVGTVKDNGLFFINPLYSSQKMSLRSENLQGQTLKVNDKMGNPIEIAVVIVWKVGDTYKAAFDVERYSDFVRMQSEAAVRHLAMSFPYDNLEDDHAPITLREGGDKINSILEQELTDRLSKAGIMIQEARISHLAYASEIAGAMLQRQQATAIVAARTKIVEGAVGMVDLALKKLSEENIVELDDERKAAMVSNLMVVLCGEKAAQPILNAGTLYN; from the coding sequence ATGGAAAAAGTTTTAAAGCCCATGTCGGGCTATCTGGCATTAGTATTCTGTCTGGTTTTATTTGCCGGTGCCGTTTATTTTTTTATTTCCGGAGTGGAGCAGAGCATTACATTTATCATCCTTTCAATGCTGTGTTTTCTGTTGTTCTGTTTCTTCCTGAAGGGTCTGATGATTATTCAGCCTAATCACTCAAGAGTATTGAATTTCTTTGGAAAATATGTGGGAACAGTAAAAGATAATGGATTGTTTTTTATCAACCCTTTGTATTCATCACAGAAAATGTCATTACGTTCAGAAAACCTGCAGGGGCAGACTCTGAAAGTAAATGATAAAATGGGGAACCCGATTGAAATTGCAGTGGTAATAGTATGGAAAGTAGGAGATACCTACAAAGCGGCCTTTGATGTTGAGCGCTATTCAGACTTTGTAAGAATGCAGAGTGAAGCAGCAGTACGTCATTTGGCCATGAGTTTTCCGTATGACAATTTAGAAGATGACCACGCACCAATCACTTTGAGAGAAGGAGGTGATAAAATCAATTCTATTTTGGAGCAGGAACTTACCGACCGTCTTTCAAAAGCGGGAATTATGATTCAGGAAGCGAGAATTTCCCACCTGGCTTATGCTTCGGAGATTGCAGGAGCTATGCTTCAGAGACAGCAGGCAACAGCTATTGTTGCAGCAAGAACCAAGATTGTGGAAGGAGCTGTAGGAATGGTAGACTTAGCGTTGAAAAAACTTTCGGAAGAAAATATAGTAGAGCTTGATGATGAAAGAAAAGCAGCTATGGTAAGCAATTTAATGGTGGTACTTTGCGGTGAAAAAGCTGCGCAGCCTATTTTAAATGCAGGAACTCTTTATAATTAA